The DNA sequence GTAGCTGATCCAGTGAATTCTCCGGCGGCCCTAAGCGGTGAAGTGAAGATTCCATGTCAGCTTTTCGTTTACCAGTGGCCAAGGCGGGAAGGTGAGAATGATGGACGCTGTTGAGATGTAGTTTTCTAGAAAATCGCCGCCGACACCGTTGCCGAAGATCCGAGGAAGGGGGATTCTGACAAGTTACTTGGACTTACAGAAGCCAGAAGGTGAtgtccaagaagaagaagacgccGACCAAAGCGACGGAGGATCGAAGACAAGCGATCAGGAAAAGGAAGGTGATGACTCCCCAACAGGCGAGGTACAGACCGAGCGCACTGGCCAACATCGTTTCATCGGTATAGGCCGCGGTCACTTCGAATTGGGGGATGTAGAGGACTAAACAGACGAACCAAGTCAATTGGGAACTTTGCCTCCAATGCCGGGTAGGAGGTAAATGaatatcaaggagaaagcgCTTACCAGCGAAAGATAGCCAGAAACCACCGTAAGAGGCGAAAGCAGTAGCACCAAAAGTGTTACCGCACGCCCATTCCTCGACACCGGCGATCAATTGGACCAATCCTCCATATCCCAGTGCCATACCTAGGATCACATTGGGAACGGTGACTCCTCGAGTCGATACGTTGAAGAAGGATAGTAAAAGGGTGGTACCGGCGAACCTGTAAAGTCAGGCGATATGTCACGGATTAGCCAGGAAATTATGCATCAGAAGATGTCGGGAGATGGAGGGATGAATAAATGCCAAGGTTGACGGAGGATTAAAAATAGCACACAAAAGAAGAGTAATTTTTAAAATCGTCCGggtatgaagaagaatttgtCCTTTTGGCGGTGTTTGTGTTTATTAGATTAATTCATGTATATCGTAAGAATCTCGGCGGAATAGAAAATCATGTGATTCCATCGCAAAGATGCAGTTCTGATATGTATAACCGCATAACCAGAAAAGGGGGGTAGAGGGAGACTCACGCCAATAAACCCAATGGCGCTGGATTAGCGAATTTTCGATGAAAGACCGGGAAAGCAGGTTGAGAAGTATCGACGGGATGTCCTCCTGGGGTGATGAATCTTGCCATGGGTCCACCACCGCCAGTGTAGCCCGTAGTGTGGGTCCCGTTGTTGGGTGCGAGTGTACCATCGGAGTTGGTTTGGTGGTTGTGTAAGCCGTGTTCGGCAGCAATCTCGTTTTTGGACGCCATCGTGTTGATACTGTCTTGTCTAGGGTCGACTTGGTTTGACTTgattggaaggtgagtggtaagttgaggatgaaagtggaatcgatcaaatcaagatgCGATGATTTGATCTGCTTATATTTCAAGATGTGGGGCTGGGCTTGAAATGTTCGATCGAAGTTAGATCTATGTTTATACCCTCTAAGAACGGGGCTGTAAATCGTGTGTTTAGCGAGGCGATGTGGATGTAGACCTGATCCCAAAGGGTCTATGAGCGTTGGTCCTTGTGTGGGTTTATATATACGAGTGAAATAACTTTTTAGCGTGCAATTCCCAACTCTATTACTATACCCGGTCAATGGGCTATATGGGTATATGGGTAAGGGTTAATCCAATAACCGATCTTCATCTAACCTTTCATGCATAGGGTAAAAAAGAATAAACGATGATATAATGGAGTCTCCACATTCCCCATGGAAAATTTAGCTTGTACCCGTGCGTAGGGACACATGATCTCAAATAGCCTTATGCACCGGTTAATCCGGAACCTGAATAATAATAATATGAtactctctctcttcttctcggttGATTTGATTACATCTCGGCTCATATGATGAGTTATTAGGCAATTGATTTAACCTCCACAAAGACAAAGAAAAAGCCaaatgagaagaaaagaagcTTCTCTCAGGATTACCTCTCGCTGAATGGACGGACTGCATCGAACAAATCCGAAGAAATCGACGGTTTCCGGCTAATCTCAAAAACCGTCGAAGAACATCACCAAAGTTTATTTGTGTATTCCTTGGGACTGGGGCTGTGAGGGAATAATGAGATGGACAACCCTTTGGTAAAGTAGTCGTGCTGTCTGGCGCCCCACGACAGTGTACTCGTAACGTTGTGTTCGGGGACGAGCGTAATCGATCACAGGAAGATTCGTCGGATCAAAGCGATGTCAAGATCACAGGGTGCGAAGCGATGCGTGTGTCCAGTCTACGTCTGCTTTGTTTTGCTATGCCTGTCTCTGTGTGTCTGATCAAACAAAATCGCAGCGGGAAGGGGGCCGGCCCGGAGCTCAACGAGAAGATACGTTTGACTGTCCCCAGTATAGATTGATTCCTATGATATGTCTTGTCTTCTGATCAAACGATTTGTCCATTTACACGTTCACATGGATCCTCAACCCCGCCAATCCGGGAACCCCGGTTATTGTTCTTCCTTCGCCCCGCAGAGAATCAAAGTCTTCCTCCCGGCAAGCTCAAAGTATGACTGAGTGGTACGACACACATAACCGCCCGCCGGACCGTGTAATTTTTCACCATCATGTACTTGTAAATGATTGAGAGCAGGCAAAGGCGGTAATCAAGTTCAAGTCATGTAACGAGATGCTTTTCGGTCTTACTTCATCCATATAGCGACAAGTGTTTTCATGCAAATACACCGTATACCATCATGATCTAATTTCACTAATTGTAGTGGGGAATAACTAGAGCAGAATCGAAGCGAATCAAAGGAAAACAGAGAAGAttttcgtcttcatcctAAAAGAAAGGTCCAACAGAAAAGCAAATTACTGATAACACATATATGCGAATTTCTAAAATTGACCAAGCGTCAAGCGAATGAACGGAGGCATGATCACGCTATGCCCTCCAATGACCCCATGCACCTGAGTGTGCCATTGCGATCATAAAGCTCCCGTGCGTTCCCTCGATTGTTCTGCTTGTTCTGAAGGGTTATGGGATATCCGATTTATCGGAGATTGAGTTGCAGTCCCGTTGGTATTGGTGGTATTCGTGTTCGAATCAGGCTCAGCCATCTCTATATCCCCATTTCCAATTCGATCTCGAGCTGTTAATGCTGTTGTACTTGTAGATCTGCCTGTAGCCGCAGTCGTGGCTGAGGACTCTGAATGTTGTACAGATTGAGCCCATTGTCCTACATCTACTCCGCTATTCCCATTTCTAGTTGTCGTACTTGACTGTGGATTTATCGGGTGAGGCGGACCGTCTAAGACTGATGTCGTCGGGGGCGTCTTCGATCGTTTCCTCTTTCCGTTTTCTTTGGGTGAATGAGATTTGCTCGCAGGATCTTTATGACTTTgtcgatgtcttcttccgcccgtgccttcgtcctctgaaTCACTCAACGAATTCTCgttctgcttctctttgtCCCATAGCCTCAGCGGCCGCCTGACGTCCTTGTCTTCTGTGTCTTCAAGCTcgttatcgtcttcgtcatcatggcGTAATTTCGGCACATCTGCAATTGGCAATTGAACACAGCATGAGTTGCTGGCATCACATTACGTTGATCTAGTTAATCCgcgccgactcaccttgcagTGGCACACTAGGAGCTGCGTTCTTATCTCGCAGCACCTCAAACACAGACTCGGTTACCTTCTGCAGATATTCAGGCGTATTTTGGTCGGTCATATTACTCGCTCGAACATCGAGTTCATATGTCGGCCCGTAGTATTCCCAATATTCGTTATTCGGTATATCTAAAACGCAGCACGTCGATAAAGTCAGTATGCAGCGTCGAAGCCAACTTGAATTTGAACGTGATGGAGCGAAAAAGCGGTCATGGGCGGGCCGACGGTCTCACGAGGCACTTACTCTTCTGCAATTCAACTCCAGCCGCTAAACCCGTTTCGTATGCCCAAGTCCTACTAACCGATTTCACTGTGTACCCTCCGCCACCTAGGAGTAGTagaggaaggtgaaaggaTTTGACGTATTGCACGCATGCGGCATGACCTCTCATCGACAAATTGAAAGATCCTAATCTGTCGCCTGATAGGGAATCAGATCCGCATTGAAGTACGATAGCTCCCGGTTGGTACCATTCTATCACTCGTTTTATCACCTATGTAGCCCGGCATCAGCTTGTTCGACTACTCTCCTTCTGGGGGTGTGCAGCAGATGGCGCTCTGATTCGCCAGAATGTCGGGACTTACCGGTTGGAATATACTCTGATAATTCTCATCATTTATGCCGTCTCGTAAAGGCACATTGACTGCATATCCTTTCCCCTTGCCTATTCCATTATCCCTCACCTCACCAGTTCCAGGGAAGAATTCTCCGTATTTGTGGAAAGAACATGTCATGACTCTATCCGTAGTGTAGAATGCTTCTTCCACTCCGTCTCCATGGTGCacatctatatctatataaAGAACTCTTTGGTGGTATCTGATGCAGGTCGGGTGATCAGCTGGAAGTTCGAGGTCATACATTACTGGGTCACTTACCGTAGCAATTCGAGTATACCAAGTACGATGTCTGAGTgcgttgatcagcttcaagacCCTTGACTTGTACTTCTCTGAAGGTTGACTTACCGTTGACGTAGCAGAATCCACTCGCTTCCGCCTTCTTGGCATGATGCAACCCTCCAGCCCAGTTCACAGCAATATCACATTTATCCCTCGATAATCTCGCTGCACCCTCTATGAACGGCAATCAATTGTCAGCTACGCGCTGTACCCCTTATATGAAAGCTGACGTACCCATTGACCCTCCAGCAGATATCGAGCTGTACTCGAATAACCCGTCAAATATCGGACAGTCGTCTCCAACATTATCTATATTCCACTTTGTATCAGCTTGGCTCACACACGCTTCGAAATGCTCTTGCAAGCTGATTACCTACACTTGACTTGCTCTTTTGCGAATTGTTGAGCATTATCGGGATTTATACGATGTAGAAAATCGACATATTCGTCTGTGTGGAATTGCGACATCTCTCGCTTCGTAGCGGGTTTCGCTCTCTGCAGTGGAGCAGCATCAGCGACCATCCAGCAAAGCATGAGAAAGGCTTCTCTGGAGTATGGGAGAACGCATGGTATATGATGTCGGAGATAGATGACTCACGAagatctccatcttcttgtatAGACCGTAGTTCATAATGAGCGAATGACACATTCTGATTCTAGTAGGTTTCATCGGATGACCTGTACATGAACACGAGTGAAATacaaatcaacatcagctgcATCTTCGTGTTCCCTTGTTTTGATGCGCTCTCAAAGCACAATTATGGCTGGGCTGGGAATAAGACCTACCAGGTCCATAATGATAATTCCCGATATCTGAGTCGAAGAAATAGCACTATAAGTCAAAATTCGaatcatcagtcagcttTCTTGCATCTCTATTGGTACAGAGTTTCGATTTTGGCAAAGGGATAAGCCCCTAGTGAAGCAATGATAACCGGGCTTTGGCGATGACGAGGGGCAGGACCTGAAAGATTACGCTCATGCTGGCTACAGTAGCAGCGACTGGCCACAAAGATGATGCCGGAAAAAGTGGACGTTTGTCATTACTTACCACACGCCGCTTGGCCTCTCCTAAGATCGGTTCCATCGTATAAACCCTCGCCTCGTCTCGTTCGTGTTGGCGGATGGggtcgaagaggaaaggagaattaagatctttctcttctctctaGAGCGCGCTTTCAAATCTGTTTGATCTTGGTTGGAGCTGTCTCGAGAGCTAGAAAACCGGTATCTGGGCTTGTCGCTTGACGCTTGTCGCTCGTTTTTACTTGCTTGATATGCTTCGAATCCGAGGATGTGTCCGTGAGATTGTACGGGAGAGATGAATGCCAGAATAAGGTGAAATGATACCGAGTGCCTCTCagcttgaggatgatcacaaCAGTGGAGGTACAGTCCAAGTACAAGAACCACAACCACAGTGCGATATCCCGGATAACGCCGATCCATCTATGGTGAGATAGCAGGGGAATTGATCCCGTTGCGCTCTCATCCTTCGAAGTCTTGTGGGCTAAATGTGTTGAAGGTATTGAGGATGAAATGTCTGATGGTGAG is a window from the Kwoniella dejecticola CBS 10117 chromosome 8, complete sequence genome containing:
- a CDS encoding histone deacetylase RPD3 is translated as MEPILGEAKRRVCYFFDSDIGNYHYGPGHPMKPTRIRMCHSLIMNYGLYKKMEIFRAKPATKREMSQFHTDEYVDFLHRINPDNAQQFAKEQVKYNVGDDCPIFDGLFEYSSISAGGSMEGAARLSRDKCDIAVNWAGGLHHAKKAEASGFCYVNDIVLGILELLRYHQRVLYIDIDVHHGDGVEEAFYTTDRVMTCSFHKYGEFFPGTGEVRDNGIGKGKGYAVNVPLRDGINDENYQSIFQPVIKRVIEWYQPGAIVLQCGSDSLSGDRLGSFNLSMRGHAACVQYVKSFHLPLLLLGGGGYTVKSVSRTWAYETGLAAGVELQKNIPNNEYWEYYGPTYELDVRASNMTDQNTPEYLQKVTESVFEVLRDKNAAPSVPLQDVPKLRHDDEDDNELEDTEDKDVRRPLRLWDKEKQNENSLSDSEDEGTGGRRHRQSHKDPASKSHSPKENGKRKRSKTPPTTSVLDGPPHPINPQSSTTTRNGNSGVDVGQWAQSVQHSESSATTAATGRSTSTTALTARDRIGNGDIEMAEPDSNTNTTNTNGTATQSPINRISHNPSEQAEQSRERTGAL